One window of Bacillus alkalicellulosilyticus genomic DNA carries:
- a CDS encoding ABC transporter ATP-binding protein: MLVVKGVNKSINHNLILSNIELTLKPGVVYGFVGRNGSGKTMLFRALSGLMKIDSGEIIYQDKRLHKDFPVLPRLGITLENAGLYPEFTGLKNLQLLAKLNKIIGDEEIKDAIRRVGLDPNDKRIYKKYSLGMKQRIVLAQAIMEKPEVIMLDEPTNSLDEVGVSQIRQVIKEEKQRGAMILLASHNKEDIELLADDVFYLDKGRLVNNEVLKHAE, encoded by the coding sequence ATGTTAGTGGTAAAGGGTGTAAATAAATCGATTAATCATAACCTCATTTTATCAAATATAGAGTTGACGCTAAAACCGGGAGTGGTATATGGTTTTGTAGGTAGAAATGGGTCAGGTAAAACCATGTTATTCAGAGCTTTATCCGGCCTTATGAAAATAGATTCTGGTGAAATTATTTATCAAGATAAACGGCTACATAAAGACTTCCCGGTTTTGCCGAGGTTAGGCATAACGCTTGAGAACGCTGGTCTATATCCAGAATTTACAGGGTTGAAAAACCTTCAATTGTTAGCAAAGTTAAACAAAATCATAGGAGATGAAGAGATTAAAGATGCGATTAGAAGGGTAGGCCTAGATCCTAATGATAAACGCATCTATAAAAAATATTCGTTAGGGATGAAACAAAGAATTGTATTAGCACAGGCTATCATGGAAAAACCTGAAGTTATTATGTTAGATGAACCTACTAATTCATTAGATGAAGTTGGAGTAAGTCAAATCCGCCAAGTTATTAAAGAAGAAAAGCAACGAGGGGCCATGATTTTGCTAGCTAGTCATAACAAAGAAGACATAGAATTACTTGCTGATGATGTGTTTTATCTTGATAAGGGTCGATTGGTAAACAATGAGGTGCTAAAGCATGCTGAATAA